A genomic region of Christiangramia sp. OXR-203 contains the following coding sequences:
- a CDS encoding nuclear transport factor 2 family protein, with amino-acid sequence MKTLKLTTILMLLTFATGQMFSQNVDLGTEKEAVLKVMKTYKDALQNLTTEGTFELFTKDSEVFESGGVEGSYAHYIEHHLGPELGHFKKFEFSDYEIDAEVDLPYAFTTETYIYTIVLNPDDEGNSRTIKKKGVATSVLKKIDEKWKIIKTHSSSRNTK; translated from the coding sequence TCTAAAATTAACAACAATCCTAATGCTACTTACGTTTGCCACAGGCCAAATGTTTAGCCAAAATGTAGATTTAGGCACCGAGAAAGAAGCTGTTCTAAAAGTAATGAAAACCTATAAGGATGCGCTGCAAAACCTGACGACTGAAGGCACCTTTGAGTTGTTTACAAAAGACTCAGAAGTTTTTGAATCTGGCGGTGTTGAAGGCTCATACGCACACTATATAGAACATCACTTAGGGCCAGAATTAGGTCATTTCAAGAAGTTTGAATTTTCAGATTATGAAATTGATGCAGAAGTAGATTTGCCCTACGCCTTTACTACCGAAACCTATATCTACACTATCGTTCTCAACCCAGATGATGAAGGCAATAGTAGAACGATAAAGAAAAAAGGGGTGGCAACTTCTGTCCTTAAGAAGATAGATGAGAAATGGAAAATAATTAAAACGCACTCTTCATCAAGAAATACAAAGTAA